From the Carboxydocella sporoproducens DSM 16521 genome, one window contains:
- a CDS encoding acyl-CoA dehydratase activase, with amino-acid sequence MLLGLDLGSRQAKLVLGPRQAGWQPGEPLPELSFHRYDTILFYRQYGRKVAEDLAVDFAALGLPQFEAIVSTGYGRNTVKIAGGKTIPELKAHMLGAMAQTGLQDFTLLDLGGQDSKVIAVSRGKMRDFVTNDKCAASSGRYLENMAAVLGISLEELSQYADNPVELSSTCAVFGESELIGRIVEGYSVAELAAGVNYTIFRRVQPMLKPLLGKGPLVFTGGVAFNRALVTILERELGVEVVIPPEPQMNGAIGCWVEAQLQTEKEVN; translated from the coding sequence ATGTTACTGGGACTGGATTTAGGCAGCCGGCAGGCTAAACTGGTGCTGGGCCCGCGGCAGGCAGGCTGGCAACCGGGGGAGCCTCTGCCGGAGTTGAGTTTTCACCGCTACGATACTATCCTCTTTTATCGCCAGTACGGCCGTAAAGTGGCAGAAGACCTGGCGGTGGATTTCGCTGCTCTGGGTCTGCCGCAGTTTGAAGCCATTGTTTCCACCGGCTATGGGCGCAATACCGTAAAAATAGCTGGTGGTAAAACGATTCCGGAGCTGAAAGCCCACATGCTGGGAGCAATGGCTCAGACCGGGTTGCAGGATTTTACCCTGCTGGATTTAGGAGGCCAGGATAGTAAAGTCATCGCTGTCAGCCGGGGGAAAATGCGGGATTTTGTCACCAATGACAAGTGTGCGGCCAGCTCCGGCCGCTATCTGGAAAACATGGCAGCGGTTCTGGGCATTAGTCTGGAGGAACTGAGTCAGTATGCCGATAACCCGGTGGAGTTGAGTTCTACCTGTGCTGTTTTCGGGGAATCGGAATTGATTGGCCGGATTGTTGAGGGCTATTCCGTTGCCGAACTGGCGGCAGGAGTGAACTATACCATTTTCCGGCGGGTCCAGCCTATGCTAAAACCTTTGTTAGGGAAAGGTCCACTGGTTTTCACCGGCGGGGTGGCCTTTAACCGGGCCCTCGTTACTATTCTGGAGCGGGAGCTGGGGGTAGAGGTGGTTATTCCGCCGGAACCGCAGATGAATGGCGCTATTGGTTGCTGGGTGGAAGCCCAATTACAGACAGAGAAGGAGGTTAACTGA
- a CDS encoding methylaspartate ammonia-lyase: protein MKIIDVVFSAGLTGFFFDDQKAIKAGAQPDGGTYRGQPLTPGFSAVRQRGESISIMLMLEDGQIAFGDCAAVQYSGAGGRDPLFLARDFIPLLEEEVKPRLLGRELTAFRPLAQEFDHFIRPNGERLHTALRYGITQALLDAVARAHRETMAETIAREYGTQLVNAPVPIFCQTGDERHNNADKAIVKRADVLPHGLINNVETKLGKNGELLLEYVEWLRKRVEELGQPGYRPVLHIDVYGTIGLAFGHDTKRMAAYLKELEAAARPLQLRIEGPMDMGNKPDQMRALKDLKQELTDTGCTVEIVADEWCNTLEDIIEFTDHQSAHMVQIKTPDLGGINNTIEAVLYAKARGMGAYLGGTCNETDRSAQVCVHIALATNPDQMLAKPGMGVDEGLMVVYNEMARTLAILKMKGKI, encoded by the coding sequence GCCGGAGCTCAGCCTGATGGCGGTACTTACCGGGGTCAACCTCTGACCCCGGGTTTTTCCGCTGTCCGGCAGCGGGGTGAATCCATTTCCATCATGTTAATGCTGGAAGATGGACAGATTGCTTTTGGCGATTGCGCTGCGGTACAGTATTCGGGAGCAGGGGGCCGGGATCCCCTTTTTCTGGCCAGAGATTTTATTCCTCTGCTGGAGGAAGAGGTAAAGCCCCGGTTGCTGGGTCGGGAACTGACCGCTTTTCGGCCCCTGGCCCAGGAATTTGACCATTTTATCCGTCCCAATGGGGAGAGACTGCATACTGCTCTGCGCTATGGTATTACCCAGGCCCTGCTGGATGCCGTAGCCAGAGCCCACAGGGAGACCATGGCGGAAACCATCGCCCGGGAATATGGGACTCAACTGGTTAACGCTCCTGTACCGATCTTTTGTCAGACGGGGGATGAAAGGCATAACAATGCCGATAAGGCCATTGTAAAAAGGGCTGATGTGCTCCCGCATGGACTGATCAATAACGTGGAGACCAAACTGGGCAAAAATGGAGAGCTGTTACTGGAATATGTAGAGTGGCTGCGGAAACGGGTAGAGGAATTAGGCCAACCCGGTTACCGTCCTGTTTTACATATTGATGTTTATGGCACCATTGGCCTGGCTTTTGGCCATGATACCAAACGGATGGCAGCTTACCTCAAGGAACTGGAGGCGGCAGCACGGCCCTTGCAGCTGCGCATTGAAGGGCCGATGGATATGGGCAATAAACCGGACCAGATGCGGGCCCTGAAGGACCTGAAACAGGAACTGACTGACACAGGCTGTACGGTGGAAATTGTGGCCGATGAATGGTGTAACACCCTGGAGGATATTATAGAATTCACCGATCACCAGTCAGCCCATATGGTGCAAATCAAAACACCGGACCTGGGAGGCATCAATAATACCATCGAAGCGGTCCTTTATGCCAAAGCCAGAGGTATGGGAGCCTATCTGGGCGGTACCTGTAATGAAACTGACCGTTCGGCTCAGGTCTGTGTGCACATCGCCCTGGCTACCAATCCCGATCAGATGCTGGCCAAACCCGGAATGGGAGTGGATGAAGGCCTGATGGTGGTGTATAATGAAATGGCCAGAACCCTGGCTATATTGAAAATGAAAGGGAAAATTTAG
- a CDS encoding 2-hydroxyacyl-CoA dehydratase family protein, giving the protein MGKVGITTTVPVEIIYAAGEIPVDLNNIFITSPDPMQLVEEAEVAGYPRNLCGWIKGIYSTVLANREIDRVIAVTQGDCSNTHALMETLQVQGIKTIPFAFPYDRDRDMLKLQMEKLMEALGGVTWDQVNATKQRLDRIRRKVAEIDRLTWEGQQVSGFENHLFQVSCSDFNGDPDTFEQQVEAFLAEVQHHKVIEEDVRLGYIGVPPIFSDIYQFVEELGARVVYNEVQRQFAMPFATEDIVEQYLLYTYPYDIFARLEDISREVERRNLDGIIHYTQSFCFRQIEDIIIREKLDIPVLTLEGDKPGRLDARSKMRLESFIEMLR; this is encoded by the coding sequence GTGGGCAAGGTGGGCATAACCACCACGGTGCCGGTGGAAATAATTTACGCAGCAGGAGAGATACCAGTGGATCTCAACAATATCTTCATTACCAGCCCTGATCCCATGCAACTGGTGGAAGAGGCAGAAGTAGCCGGTTATCCCCGCAATTTGTGTGGCTGGATCAAGGGCATCTACAGCACCGTTCTGGCCAACCGGGAAATTGACCGGGTGATTGCTGTGACCCAGGGGGATTGTTCCAATACCCACGCTCTGATGGAGACCCTGCAGGTCCAGGGGATTAAAACCATACCTTTCGCCTTTCCCTACGATCGGGATCGGGACATGCTCAAACTGCAAATGGAAAAACTGATGGAGGCCCTGGGGGGAGTAACCTGGGACCAGGTCAATGCTACCAAACAGCGGCTGGACCGCATTCGCCGCAAGGTGGCAGAAATTGACCGTCTGACCTGGGAAGGCCAGCAGGTGAGCGGGTTTGAAAACCATCTTTTCCAGGTGTCCTGCAGTGACTTTAATGGGGATCCCGATACTTTTGAACAGCAAGTGGAAGCATTCCTGGCGGAAGTCCAGCACCACAAGGTGATTGAAGAGGATGTGCGCCTGGGCTATATCGGTGTACCCCCCATTTTCTCCGATATCTATCAATTTGTAGAGGAGCTGGGAGCCCGGGTGGTCTATAATGAGGTGCAAAGGCAGTTTGCCATGCCTTTTGCCACTGAGGATATCGTGGAGCAGTACCTGCTCTATACCTATCCCTATGATATTTTTGCAAGGCTGGAGGATATCAGTCGGGAAGTGGAACGGCGCAATCTGGATGGGATTATCCATTACACTCAGAGTTTTTGCTTCCGTCAGATTGAGGATATAATCATCCGGGAGAAGCTGGATATCCCTGTTTTGACTCTGGAAGGAGACAAACCGGGGCGGCTGGATGCGCGCAGTAAAATGCGGCTGGAGTCCTTTATCGAGATGTTGAGGTGA